In Topomyia yanbarensis strain Yona2022 chromosome 2, ASM3024719v1, whole genome shotgun sequence, one DNA window encodes the following:
- the LOC131682773 gene encoding cell division cycle protein 123 homolog — MLLRNIELEKTACMLVNWYEQFEKNTIKAQIIPIPVDVLKYLRQDMVILPKECANLPSPEIARTKHFNSYNDQFSDDEEDGDALPEFPVFSGKITEAIEKLGGSAFLKSDWHCPKDAQWITLGQTLCVKDITDVYQLLKASSFCKEDFAERPPSMSGYHVVLKKWRDIHPGSEFRCFVKNKSLMAISPRHWPSYHEHIAAERSDIVCDIVSLFKEKIKHRFPLNDYVFDVYRPAKDHVVIMDFSPYGKGHSESLAFDYDQLDADALAATIEEEDDPEFRYLPEDCGIQPNRRNNYGFPQDVIDMFQTANGASTSSTGSGEEENDLIHRLIDEWHLQTKDDGSNDDE, encoded by the exons ATGCTACTTCGAAACATTGAGTTAGAAAAGACAGCCTGTATGCTGGTCAACTGGTACGAGCAGTTTGAGAAGAATACCATCAAAGCCCAAATCATTCCGATTCCGGTCGATGTCCTGAAGTATCTCAGACAGGACATGGTAATTCTGCCAAAGGAGTGCGCTAATCTACCTTCACCGGAAATAGCCAGAACAAAGCATTTCAATTCGTACAACGACCAGTTCAGCGATGATGAAGAAGATGGTGATGCACTGCCAGAGTTCCCGGTGTTTAGTGGGAAAATAACGGAGGCTATCGAAAAATTAGGCGGTTCGGCTTTTTTGAAGAGCGATTGGCACTGCCCAAAAGATGCCCAATGGATTACGTTGGGACAGACACTTTGCGTTAAAGATATTACCGATGTGTACCAGCTGTTAAAAGCGTCTAGCTTTTGTAAGGAAGATTTCGCTGAAAGACCACCCAGTATGAGTGGGTATCATGTTGTATTGAAAAAGTGGCGTGATATTCACCCGGGATCGGAGTTTAGATGCTTCGTTAAAAACAAATCATTGATGGCCATTTCACCAAGGCATTGGCCATCGTACCATGAACATATTGCGGCAGAACGAAGCGATATCGTTTGTGACATTGTTTCACTGTTCAAGGAAAAAATTAAACATCGGTTCCCCTTGAACGACT ATGTATTTGACGTATATCGTCCCGCCAAAGACCACGTGGTTATCATGGATTTTTCACCTTACGGGAAAGGTCATTCGGAGAGTTTGGCGTTTGATTATGACCAGCTGGATGCCGACGCCCTGGCAGCTACAATCGAGGAAGAAGACGATCCAGAATTCCGCTATTTACCCGAGGATTGTGGAATTCAGCCTAATAGAAGGAATAATTACGGTTTTCCGCAGGATGTTATTGATATGTTCCAAACTGCGAATGGAGCTTCGACATCTTCCACTGGAAGCGGTGAAGAGGAAAATGATTTGATCCACCGGTTGATAGATGAGTGGCATTTACAAACAAAAGACGATGGAAGTAATGATGATGAGTAG